Proteins found in one Anopheles cruzii unplaced genomic scaffold, idAnoCruzAS_RS32_06 scaffold02374_ctg1, whole genome shotgun sequence genomic segment:
- the LOC128276759 gene encoding complex III assembly factor LYRM7-like: protein MSSLRREALRWYKVLQRTKNDVFAGDFRTISAARQRIREEFAKNKDITDEKEIEEKIKIAKDVNVELRSSVVQAVRKQPTVFEARITPDTRKMDNVMFDPDAELPPPRSKKCGDKKQ, encoded by the exons GTTCTCTGCGGCGTGAG GCGCTCAGGTGGTACAAAGTTTTGCAACGTACCAAAAACGATGTGTTTGCTGGCGATTTCCGGACCATTTCCGCGGCCAGGCAGCGCATTCGGGAAGAGTTCGCCAAGAACAAAGACATTacggacgaaaaagaaatcgaagag aaaattaaaatcgCCAAGGATGTCAATGTCGAGTTGCGCAGTTCGGTGGTTCAAGCAGTGAGAAAGCAGCCAACTGTGTTCG AGGCCCGCATCACACCGGATACGAGAAAGATGGATAACGTCATGTTCGATCCGGATGCCGAGCTTCCGCCGCCTCGTAGCAAGAAGTGTGGCGATAAAAAGCAGTGA